The following proteins come from a genomic window of bacterium:
- a CDS encoding DUF4384 domain-containing protein — MKTKRVMNFKPACGATSSQPSPGLRVAMSVLIALALAVGFATARAQPAEGTPAMSDGWNGFENQPYRVNIWHDRGDDEIYQRGEAVRIHFEANSDAYAVVYRIDAEGLVSILWPRSRYDDGFVFGNHTYNLPTPGAERIRTAGTEGVEYVQVLVSAYPFDLRNLEVDFHHESGQEEQGYYVAGDPFLAMNDVNYAVTGLEDPSDYVVTNYLSYYVHRKVDYPRYMCTQCHDDSSYQPYSDTCLIEIHHDYSWDNDWYGRYQYYPAYYYPVYYYVDPWTWRPWINYWYRPWYAWPTWGYSVWDFDCYVWNYSPYWRGDVWVRYKEGRQRYRPIVKNHRYADNQGERDYEHPGAIVKTPRPTKDMVASMNRKEAIRKQELGRSDQRVDARREFKDTGRAVKPVAGFTKQPRDERAPGIRMPSGVGRNSTDGPAVRPNPATGRDGREDARPVRPDASEGQQPIRVSPGTRTAPQVNDVRAVRPVKPHTQGSRIWQGGSRDQKPARTVKPRPGNDEPTRKAPEAKPRSDGDKTPTRKPQTAKPEGGNTPNERSPSSVKPKSNSGSKSDGSTRSQGSGSSSSPRGKGGGRSSSNRGAKR; from the coding sequence ATGAAGACGAAACGAGTGATGAACTTCAAGCCGGCCTGCGGAGCAACATCGTCCCAGCCCAGTCCGGGGCTGCGCGTGGCGATGTCAGTGTTGATCGCACTGGCTCTCGCGGTGGGCTTCGCTACGGCCAGGGCCCAGCCTGCCGAAGGGACACCCGCCATGTCGGACGGCTGGAACGGGTTCGAGAACCAGCCCTACCGTGTGAACATCTGGCACGATCGCGGGGACGACGAGATTTACCAGCGCGGGGAGGCCGTTCGCATCCATTTCGAGGCCAACAGCGACGCCTATGCCGTGGTGTATCGTATCGATGCCGAAGGCTTGGTGTCCATACTCTGGCCGCGAAGCCGCTACGACGACGGTTTCGTCTTCGGCAATCACACATACAACCTGCCAACACCGGGCGCCGAACGCATCAGGACCGCCGGCACGGAAGGTGTAGAATATGTGCAGGTTCTCGTTTCCGCCTACCCCTTCGACCTGCGTAACCTGGAGGTGGATTTCCACCACGAAAGCGGGCAAGAGGAGCAAGGTTATTACGTGGCTGGCGATCCATTCCTGGCCATGAACGACGTCAACTACGCCGTGACCGGGCTCGAGGATCCTTCCGACTACGTGGTGACCAACTATCTGAGCTACTATGTGCACCGCAAGGTCGATTACCCCCGTTACATGTGCACGCAGTGCCACGACGACAGCAGTTACCAGCCCTACAGCGATACTTGCTTGATCGAGATCCATCACGATTACAGCTGGGATAACGACTGGTACGGCCGCTACCAGTATTACCCCGCCTACTACTACCCCGTCTACTACTACGTGGATCCCTGGACCTGGCGCCCGTGGATCAACTACTGGTACCGGCCCTGGTACGCCTGGCCTACGTGGGGGTATTCCGTCTGGGATTTCGACTGCTACGTCTGGAACTACTCGCCGTACTGGCGCGGGGATGTCTGGGTCAGATACAAGGAAGGCCGCCAGCGTTACCGGCCGATCGTCAAGAACCACCGGTACGCAGACAACCAAGGTGAACGAGACTACGAACATCCTGGTGCGATCGTGAAGACGCCGCGTCCCACCAAGGACATGGTGGCGTCCATGAACCGCAAGGAGGCGATCCGCAAGCAGGAACTCGGCAGGTCCGACCAGAGAGTGGACGCACGCCGCGAGTTCAAGGACACCGGCCGAGCCGTGAAGCCGGTCGCCGGTTTCACTAAGCAGCCCCGCGACGAGCGGGCGCCGGGTATCAGGATGCCGAGCGGCGTCGGTCGCAACAGCACCGACGGGCCCGCAGTGAGGCCCAACCCCGCCACAGGCCGCGACGGCCGGGAGGATGCCCGTCCCGTGCGACCCGATGCCTCCGAAGGCCAGCAGCCCATTCGCGTGTCGCCCGGCACCCGGACCGCACCCCAGGTGAACGACGTCCGCGCCGTGCGCCCTGTCAAGCCCCACACTCAGGGTTCGCGGATCTGGCAAGGTGGCAGCCGCGACCAGAAGCCTGCGCGTACCGTCAAGCCTCGCCCAGGAAATGACGAACCGACACGCAAGGCACCGGAGGCCAAACCACGATCCGATGGCGATAAGACCCCGACGCGCAAGCCTCAGACGGCAAAGCCGGAGGGCGGCAATACGCCGAACGAACGCTCACCCTCATCGGTGAAGCCCAAGTCCAACAGCGGGAGCAAGAGTGACGGCTCGACACGCAGCCAAGGCTCCGGCTCCTCATCGTCGCCGCGCGGCAAGGGTGGCGGCAGGTCAAGTTCAAACCGCGGCGCAAAGCGCTAG